In one window of Henckelia pumila isolate YLH828 chromosome 1, ASM3356847v2, whole genome shotgun sequence DNA:
- the LOC140861390 gene encoding endoplasmin homolog encodes MTSTITSSFGRKLHENAEIDVDAPVDPPKLEDKIVAVPHGLSTDSDVVKRECESISRKTLRADAEKYQFQAEVSRIMDIIINSLYSNKDIFLRELISSVSDALDKIRFLSLTDKEILAEGDDTKLEIQITLDKEKKTVSIHDRGIGMTKEDLIKNLGTISKSGTSAFVEKMQTSGDLNLIGQFGVGFYSVYLVADYVEVISKNNDDKQEIPRDL; translated from the exons ATGACCAGCACCATCACTTCATCTTTTG GTAGGAAACTACATGAAAATGCAGAAATTGACGTGGATGCTCCTGTTGATCCGCCAAAATTGGAAGATAAGATTGTAGCTGTTCCCCATGGATTATCTACAGATTCTGATGTTGTTAAGAG AGAATGTGAGTCCATATCAAGGAAAACTCTTCGTGCCGATGCAGAGAAGTATCAATTCCAGGCTGAAGTTTCACGGATTATGGACATCATTATCAACTCGCTTTACAGCAATAAGGATATTTTCTTGAGAGAGTTGATCTCAAGTGTCTCTGAT GCACTGGACAAGATTAGATTCCTGTCACTCACGGACAAAGAAATTTTGGCTGAAGGTGATGATACAAAGCTCGAGATTCAG ATTACATTGGACAAAGAGAAGAAAACAGTTTCAATTCATGACAGAGGTATTGGAATGACAAAGGAGGATTTGATCAAGAATTTGGGAACCATTTCCAAATCTGGAACTTCAG CATTTGTAGAAAAAATGCAGACCAGTGGAGATCTTAACCTTATTGGGCAATTTGGTGTTGGATTTTACTCCGTATATCTTGTGGCTGACTACGTTGAAGTGATTAGCAAAAATAATGATGATAAACA AGAAATCCCGAGAGATCTATAA